One Thermosipho japonicus DNA window includes the following coding sequences:
- a CDS encoding M48 family metalloprotease, producing MFKFIFLFIVVFEVLWEEILLFLNLKYSTSKNASVPEVLKDKISDEDFERSKRYLKDKTLLESVSQFVKLGVTLILLLHGFPFLENVVSSFSNSIIIQGLLFFALYGFITFLVNLPFNIYSTFVIEEKYGFNTMNAKTFVVDIIKTFVVSIILFAPLISLLLWVLSIDQNWWWKVSIGYILFQVILTLIYPIFIAPMFNKFTPLEDEKLKEKINKLLKKAGFNISNIYVMDASKRTKKQNASLTGIGKSKRIVLYDTILKYSTEEILAIIAHELGHNKRNHIPKLLTIISVLYTLIFYLVNVVYNYILNNNVFGISMSYTAFTYSFIFISSVVYFAIPIINFLQRKFEFEADRYSSELLGTPEYLISSLKSLVKENLSNVNPLPLYKIWHYNHPSLEERINNLLNKKK from the coding sequence GTGTTTAAATTTATCTTTCTATTTATTGTTGTATTTGAAGTTTTATGGGAAGAAATATTATTATTTTTGAACCTTAAATATTCTACTTCTAAAAATGCCAGCGTTCCTGAAGTTTTGAAAGATAAAATTTCTGATGAAGATTTTGAAAGATCTAAAAGATATTTGAAGGATAAAACTTTGCTTGAATCAGTTTCTCAGTTTGTTAAGCTTGGCGTCACTTTAATACTTTTACTTCACGGTTTTCCATTTCTTGAAAATGTAGTTTCGTCATTTTCAAATTCAATAATCATTCAGGGGTTATTATTTTTTGCACTATATGGATTTATAACTTTTCTTGTAAATCTACCTTTTAATATTTATTCAACTTTTGTTATTGAAGAAAAATATGGTTTTAACACAATGAATGCTAAGACTTTTGTTGTTGATATAATTAAAACTTTTGTTGTATCAATAATATTATTTGCCCCTTTAATTTCTCTTCTATTGTGGGTATTAAGTATAGATCAGAATTGGTGGTGGAAAGTTTCTATAGGATATATACTATTTCAGGTTATTTTAACTTTAATATATCCAATATTTATTGCACCAATGTTTAACAAATTTACTCCTTTAGAAGATGAAAAACTAAAAGAAAAGATAAATAAATTACTTAAAAAGGCAGGATTTAACATATCAAATATTTACGTAATGGATGCATCAAAAAGGACAAAAAAACAAAATGCATCACTTACGGGAATTGGAAAATCAAAAAGAATTGTATTATACGATACAATTTTAAAATATTCAACAGAAGAGATTTTAGCAATTATAGCTCACGAGCTTGGACACAATAAAAGAAACCATATTCCAAAACTTTTGACAATTATATCAGTACTGTATACGCTTATATTTTACCTTGTAAATGTTGTTTACAACTATATATTAAATAACAACGTATTCGGAATAAGTATGAGTTATACAGCATTTACATATTCATTCATATTTATTAGCTCAGTTGTATATTTTGCAATACCGATTATTAATTTCTTGCAAAGAAAGTTTGAGTTTGAGGCAGATAGATACTCATCAGAGCTTTTAGGAACACCAGAATACCTAATTTCATCTTTAAAAAGCCTAGTAAAAGAAAATCTCTCCAATGTAAATCCTTTGCCTTTATATAAAATTTGGCACTACAATCACCCATCGCTGGAAGAAAGAATAAATAATCTTCTTAATAAAAAGAAATAA
- a CDS encoding S8 family peptidase, giving the protein MKKVLLIVLAVVTFVLFGCMDSNVTKNTDGAVSTNPLEFLKGKSLSDLTLVSSKATSYATVYGTVKLPNGTYAPYSVENQNAEFVKGEYVVYYEGDIQNISKLGISVENAYSTNSLDGKKAYIFKVKADDKKLNVLKKLGGVKYIEPNYIYRAFAVPNDSYYSYQWHYEAINLPKAWDVIKSANVVVAVVDTGVSFTHPDLQGIFVQGYDFVDNDSDPTDPAKDVSHGTHVTGTIAALSNNGKGVAGVNWGGYGIKIMPIRVLGADGSGTLDAVAQGVRYAADHGAKIINMSLGGGGDSQILRDAIQYAYNKGVTIVCAAGNENGPVSYPAKYPETIAVAAVRYDLQRAPYSNYGPEVDVAAPGGDTSVDQNGDGYADGVLSTAWTPSNGDTYMFLQGTSMAAPHVAGVAALLYASGKTQPEEIRAALKNTAKDLGPTGEDDYYGAGLIDAYAAINYNGGSTNPPNPEPQPSDVETKVFVLRYNFWTGSYEVVSEFGKVSNGNYTLKSVIPGYYSYVCAWRDYNNNGVIDTGDYFGYKGSYTFISGRTYGPIDIAMQVEN; this is encoded by the coding sequence ATGAAAAAAGTTTTGTTGATTGTTTTGGCAGTAGTTACTTTTGTTTTATTTGGATGTATGGATTCAAATGTTACAAAAAATACTGATGGAGCTGTTTCTACAAATCCACTAGAATTTCTTAAAGGAAAAAGTTTATCAGATCTTACACTTGTTAGCTCAAAAGCAACAAGTTATGCAACAGTTTACGGTACAGTAAAACTTCCCAATGGAACATATGCACCATACAGTGTAGAAAATCAAAATGCAGAATTTGTAAAAGGCGAATATGTCGTTTACTATGAAGGAGATATTCAAAATATTTCAAAACTGGGAATTTCTGTAGAAAATGCATATTCAACTAACAGCCTTGATGGAAAAAAAGCTTATATATTCAAAGTCAAAGCAGATGACAAAAAATTAAATGTTTTGAAAAAACTTGGTGGAGTAAAGTACATAGAACCTAACTATATTTATAGAGCATTTGCTGTTCCAAATGATTCTTACTACAGCTATCAATGGCACTATGAAGCAATCAATTTGCCAAAAGCATGGGACGTTATAAAAAGTGCAAACGTCGTTGTTGCAGTTGTTGACACAGGAGTAAGCTTTACACATCCAGACTTGCAAGGTATCTTTGTACAAGGTTACGACTTTGTTGATAATGATAGTGATCCAACAGATCCTGCAAAAGACGTAAGTCATGGAACACACGTAACAGGTACGATTGCTGCATTAAGTAACAACGGAAAAGGTGTTGCAGGAGTCAACTGGGGTGGATACGGTATAAAGATAATGCCTATAAGAGTACTTGGGGCGGACGGCAGTGGAACACTTGACGCAGTTGCTCAAGGTGTAAGATACGCTGCAGATCATGGAGCAAAAATAATAAATATGAGCCTTGGCGGCGGTGGAGATTCTCAAATTTTAAGAGATGCAATCCAATACGCATATAATAAAGGTGTTACAATTGTTTGTGCTGCAGGTAATGAAAATGGACCTGTTTCATACCCAGCCAAATATCCTGAAACAATAGCTGTTGCAGCAGTAAGGTATGACCTTCAAAGGGCACCTTATTCAAACTATGGACCAGAAGTTGATGTTGCAGCACCAGGTGGAGACACAAGCGTTGATCAAAATGGAGATGGTTATGCAGATGGCGTCTTAAGTACAGCATGGACTCCAAGCAATGGTGATACTTATATGTTCTTACAGGGTACATCAATGGCCGCGCCACACGTAGCTGGCGTTGCTGCATTATTGTATGCTTCTGGAAAAACACAACCAGAAGAAATTAGAGCCGCTTTGAAAAATACTGCAAAAGATTTAGGACCAACTGGTGAAGATGACTACTACGGTGCAGGTTTAATAGACGCATACGCAGCTATTAACTATAATGGTGGAAGTACAAATCCTCCAAATCCAGAACCTCAACCAAGTGATGTAGAAACAAAAGTTTTCGTACTAAGATACAATTTCTGGACTGGAAGTTATGAAGTAGTTAGTGAATTTGGAAAAGTAAGTAACGGAAATTACACATTAAAATCTGTAATTCCAGGGTACTATTCCTATGTATGCGCTTGGAGAGATTACAATAACAATGGTGTTATAGATACAGGAGATTACTTTGGATACAAAGGAAGCTACACATTTATCTCTGGCAGAACTTATGGACCAATTGATATTGCAATGCAAGTAGAAAATTAA
- the cobO gene encoding cob(I)yrinic acid a,c-diamide adenosyltransferase, whose amino-acid sequence MGYIHVYTGNGKGKTTAAFGLALRAACADKKVFIGQFIKGMDYSELRVPEFIKNIEIEQFGRNCFIFNKPTQEDIDAAKKGLKRIEEVLKNKKYDLVILDEVNVAIYYKLFSVEDVLEVLNKRDENVEIILTGRYAPKKFIEIADLVTEMKEIKHYYKKGVKARKGIEF is encoded by the coding sequence ATGGGATACATCCATGTTTACACGGGTAATGGCAAAGGAAAAACAACTGCGGCTTTTGGACTTGCACTTAGGGCAGCCTGTGCCGATAAAAAGGTGTTTATTGGTCAATTTATAAAAGGAATGGATTATAGCGAGCTAAGAGTTCCAGAATTTATAAAGAACATAGAAATAGAACAATTTGGAAGAAATTGCTTCATTTTTAACAAACCAACTCAAGAAGACATCGATGCTGCAAAAAAGGGACTCAAGAGAATTGAAGAAGTATTAAAAAATAAAAAATACGATTTGGTAATCCTTGATGAAGTAAACGTTGCAATCTACTACAAGTTATTTTCTGTTGAAGACGTCTTAGAAGTTCTAAATAAAAGAGATGAAAATGTAGAAATTATTTTAACTGGAAGATATGCTCCAAAAAAATTTATAGAAATTGCAGACCTTGTAACTGAAATGAAAGAAATTAAGCACTATTACAAAAAAGGTGTCAAGGCAAGAAAGGGAATAGAATTTTAA
- a CDS encoding aminotransferase class I/II-fold pyridoxal phosphate-dependent enzyme has product MDSNSFVHGGIKDENFLDFSISVNPIKIDWIDNVIRKEDIFRYTYVDWIEDKFQKIFGESVIVAGATEAFHIIGYHILNDACVIIPRPNYSEYFKVAQFSAKEIKTPWYFVNKTLDLNVIDHEIKLASKKFKKIVLILGNPNNPTGIYKDLEEFFKLNQNIEIVLDEAFIDFVENPKDYENFDNVLLIRTFTKFFGIPGIRVGYVKTKKYQKIFKKYRMSWAIGGMGYTFLNTLLKNIKTVNSFKDRSISFIKEQKEKFKDFIYTKSDTNYFLVDVSDIDNFLNFCHGRKIHVRDARNFGLNLVRIGLKDEKSNEKLLNTLRKWRG; this is encoded by the coding sequence GTGGATAGCAATAGTTTTGTTCACGGTGGTATTAAAGACGAAAATTTTTTAGATTTTTCAATATCTGTAAATCCAATAAAAATTGACTGGATTGATAATGTTATAAGAAAAGAGGATATTTTTAGATATACCTACGTCGATTGGATAGAAGATAAATTTCAAAAAATTTTTGGAGAAAGTGTAATAGTTGCTGGTGCAACCGAAGCATTTCACATAATAGGATATCACATTTTAAACGATGCCTGTGTTATTATACCCAGACCCAATTATTCAGAATACTTTAAAGTTGCACAATTTTCAGCAAAAGAAATTAAAACTCCTTGGTATTTTGTAAATAAAACCCTTGACCTAAATGTTATTGATCACGAAATAAAACTTGCTAGTAAAAAATTTAAAAAGATAGTGTTAATACTTGGAAATCCAAATAATCCAACAGGGATTTATAAAGACTTAGAAGAATTTTTTAAATTAAACCAAAATATAGAAATTGTTCTAGATGAAGCCTTCATAGATTTTGTAGAAAATCCAAAAGATTATGAAAACTTTGATAATGTACTATTGATTAGAACTTTTACAAAATTTTTTGGAATACCAGGAATAAGGGTAGGATATGTAAAAACAAAAAAATACCAAAAAATATTTAAAAAATATAGAATGTCATGGGCTATAGGTGGAATGGGCTACACATTTTTAAATACCCTTTTAAAAAACATCAAGACAGTTAATAGTTTTAAAGATAGATCCATCTCATTTATAAAGGAGCAAAAAGAAAAATTTAAAGACTTTATCTACACAAAAAGTGATACCAACTACTTTCTAGTAGATGTCTCAGATATAGATAACTTTTTAAATTTTTGCCACGGTAGAAAAATCCATGTTAGGGACGCAAGAAATTTTGGACTAAACCTTGTGAGAATAGGTCTTAAAGATGAAAAAAGCAATGAAAAATTGCTTAATACTCTTAGGAAATGGAGGGGATAA
- the cbiB gene encoding adenosylcobinamide-phosphate synthase CbiB, whose translation MFILLISLLIDITIGEFPTFIHPVVYMGFIGKIFEKSKHARFLLGMFALLLEILFWFFLCKTLLSISKWFEIYFLTSTFSIKSLYSHVKRCYEDDVEKLRRNVSYIVSRDVSKLSKDKLYSAALESLSENISDGIVGPLFYYLIFGIYGALIYRVVNTYDALFGYRNERYEWFGKFPARFDDVLNFIPARITALLIALFNFKDAFSYLKKYRRLKINSMYPMSAFAGVLNLGFEKVGVYKLEGKCVEKEDILKGLSLYTKVVFVWIAIVLFTVVLKTKIF comes from the coding sequence TTGTTTATTCTTTTAATTAGTCTTCTAATTGACATAACTATTGGTGAGTTTCCTACTTTTATTCATCCTGTTGTATACATGGGATTTATTGGAAAGATTTTTGAAAAATCAAAGCATGCACGTTTTCTTTTAGGAATGTTTGCCTTACTTTTAGAAATTTTGTTTTGGTTTTTTTTGTGTAAAACTTTATTATCAATCTCAAAATGGTTTGAAATTTATTTTTTAACATCCACTTTTTCTATAAAGTCATTATATTCTCATGTAAAAAGGTGTTATGAAGATGATGTAGAAAAACTTAGAAGAAACGTATCATACATTGTAAGTAGGGATGTTTCAAAATTAAGCAAAGATAAACTTTATTCTGCAGCCCTTGAAAGTTTATCTGAAAACATATCAGATGGTATCGTCGGACCACTCTTTTATTATTTGATTTTTGGAATATATGGTGCGCTCATATATAGAGTAGTTAACACCTACGATGCGCTATTTGGATATAGAAATGAAAGGTATGAATGGTTTGGAAAATTTCCTGCAAGATTCGATGATGTATTAAACTTTATTCCCGCAAGAATTACTGCTTTATTAATTGCCCTTTTTAACTTTAAAGATGCCTTTTCTTATCTAAAAAAATACAGAAGACTAAAAATAAACTCCATGTATCCAATGAGCGCGTTTGCTGGTGTTTTAAACCTTGGATTTGAAAAAGTTGGAGTTTATAAACTTGAAGGAAAATGTGTTGAAAAAGAGGATATTTTAAAGGGACTATCTTTATATACAAAGGTGGTGTTTGTGTGGATAGCAATAGTTTTGTTCACGGTGGTATTAAAGACGAAAATTTTTTAG